A genomic segment from Streptomyces antibioticus encodes:
- a CDS encoding DeoR/GlpR family DNA-binding transcription regulator — protein MDAEERRHGILEAARRDGAVDVKDLAGTLGVSPETVRRDLNALERHGLVRRTHGGAYPVESAGFETTLAFRATDHVPEKNRIAAAAAALLGDAETVYIDEGYTPQLIAAALPRDRPLTVVTSSLTTAGALACARNISVLLLGGRVRGGTLATVDHWATHMLSGFVIDLAYVGANGISREYGLTTPDPAVSQVKAQVVRVARRRVFSGVHTKFGAVSFCPFAKITDFEAIVTDTGLSNSEAQRYALLGPQVIQA, from the coding sequence ATGGATGCCGAGGAGCGCAGGCACGGGATCCTGGAAGCGGCACGCCGTGACGGGGCCGTCGACGTCAAGGACCTCGCCGGCACGCTCGGCGTCTCGCCCGAGACCGTACGGCGTGATCTGAACGCGCTGGAACGGCACGGGCTCGTCCGCCGCACCCACGGCGGCGCGTACCCCGTCGAGAGCGCCGGTTTCGAGACGACGCTCGCCTTCCGCGCCACCGACCACGTCCCGGAGAAGAACCGGATCGCGGCGGCCGCCGCCGCGCTCCTCGGGGACGCCGAGACCGTCTACATCGACGAGGGCTACACCCCGCAGCTCATCGCCGCCGCACTCCCGCGCGACCGGCCCCTGACCGTGGTCACCTCCTCGCTCACCACGGCCGGCGCCCTCGCCTGCGCCCGCAACATCAGCGTCCTGCTCCTCGGCGGGCGGGTGCGCGGCGGCACGCTCGCCACGGTCGACCACTGGGCCACCCACATGCTGTCCGGCTTCGTCATCGATCTGGCGTACGTCGGCGCGAACGGCATCTCCCGCGAGTACGGGCTCACCACGCCCGACCCCGCGGTCAGCCAGGTGAAGGCACAGGTCGTCCGCGTCGCCCGGCGCCGCGTGTTCTCCGGTGTGCACACCAAGTTCGGCGCCGTGAGCTTCTGCCCCTTCGCGAAGATCACGGACTTCGAGGCCATCGTCACCGACACCGGCCTCAGCAACTCCGAGGCCCAACGCTACGCACTGCTGGGACCACAGGTCATCCAGGCGTGA
- a CDS encoding AI-2E family transporter — MPPPPPGRPARPSARQPARRSGEEPRVPDVLRTAAAYAWRIIAVGVVVHVTFSVLGQFHRIAVAVFLGLVITAVLRPVVGLLARFLPRPLAVATALIGGIVLVLGVLALVGETAADQRSGLEKEFVAGIDRIERQLEDPPFRFPPDAFDDLQSRIGRLLSSHRSTLISTALSGASRLVEVLTVLALALFCAVFFTHSGDRQWRWVCAQLPEGARRRFTVGGRAAWRTFTGYTHGILLVAATNAVLVGIALFALGVPLAMPLALLEFLAAFIPLIGSPIALAVAAVVALASKGPFIALVVVALIVVIGQIEGHLLHPLVMSWAVRLHPVVVALAVVGGAVAAGVIGAVVAVPLVAVVWAVYQALKAPAADPPQAADPPQAADPP; from the coding sequence ATGCCCCCACCTCCTCCCGGCCGGCCCGCCCGGCCGTCCGCCCGGCAGCCCGCACGGCGGAGCGGCGAGGAGCCGCGCGTCCCGGACGTGCTGCGGACCGCGGCCGCGTACGCGTGGCGGATCATCGCGGTCGGCGTGGTCGTCCACGTCACGTTCTCCGTGCTCGGGCAGTTCCACCGGATCGCCGTCGCCGTCTTCCTCGGCCTCGTCATCACCGCCGTGCTGCGCCCGGTGGTCGGTCTCCTCGCCCGGTTCCTGCCCCGGCCGCTCGCGGTGGCGACCGCGCTGATCGGCGGCATCGTCCTCGTCCTCGGCGTGCTCGCCCTGGTCGGCGAGACCGCCGCGGATCAGCGCAGCGGGCTGGAGAAGGAGTTCGTGGCGGGCATCGACCGCATCGAGCGCCAGTTGGAGGACCCGCCCTTCCGGTTCCCGCCGGACGCCTTCGACGACCTCCAGTCCCGGATCGGCAGACTCCTTTCGAGCCACCGCTCCACCCTCATCAGTACGGCGCTCAGCGGCGCGAGCCGGCTGGTCGAGGTGCTGACCGTACTCGCCCTGGCCCTGTTCTGCGCCGTGTTCTTCACGCACTCCGGGGACCGGCAGTGGCGGTGGGTGTGCGCTCAGCTCCCCGAGGGGGCGCGCCGGCGGTTCACGGTCGGGGGCCGGGCCGCGTGGCGGACCTTCACCGGGTACACGCACGGCATCCTGCTGGTCGCGGCGACCAACGCGGTCCTCGTGGGCATCGCCCTGTTCGCGCTCGGGGTGCCGCTCGCCATGCCGCTGGCGCTCCTGGAGTTCCTGGCCGCGTTCATCCCCCTGATCGGCTCGCCGATCGCGCTGGCGGTCGCGGCCGTCGTCGCGCTCGCGTCGAAGGGGCCCTTCATCGCGCTGGTGGTCGTGGCCCTGATCGTCGTCATCGGACAGATCGAGGGCCATCTGCTGCACCCCCTGGTGATGAGCTGGGCGGTGCGGCTGCATCCGGTGGTGGTCGCCCTGGCGGTCGTCGGCGGGGCGGTCGCGGCGGGGGTGATCGGCGCGGTGGTCGCCGTACCGCTGGTGGCCGTGGTGTGGGCGGTGTACCAGGCGCTGAAGGCTCCCGCCGCCGATCCCCCGCAGGCCGCTGATCCCCCGCAGGCCGCTGATCCTCCGTAG
- a CDS encoding RNA ligase, with translation MSQDHLTLHELLPPHELAAALDAGHVTRKSHPELPLSIYTYTRTCQYERVWNRVTTRCRGLVADDATGEIVALPLPKFFNVGEHEAGQPYAPSLPDEPFEVYDKVDGSLAVVFHYADRWRVASKGSFISAQATWAQRLLDGKDTSRLVPGVTYLAEILYPQNRIVVDYGDRRDLVLLAAFGKDGTEVGLSEAALHWAGIGSVVTVWPAMPLAELLALAEDNRLPGGRAATGIEAEGFVLRFASGVRAKAKLAEYVRLHKVLTGVTERDIWRGHGIQRFAGLPAKQVAQALGCSAADVEASGGRPLDALLEQVPDEFDAWVRAVIAGIDKQVGDRERAIDAAFRSLAPLTGDRGAFARAVRELPDPALRPAMFLRLDGRPTELVTYRAARPEASDPFKTDEEN, from the coding sequence ATGAGCCAGGACCACCTGACTCTCCATGAGCTGCTGCCGCCGCACGAGCTGGCCGCCGCTCTCGACGCGGGGCACGTCACGCGCAAGTCGCACCCGGAACTGCCGCTGTCCATCTACACGTACACGAGGACATGCCAGTACGAGCGGGTGTGGAACCGGGTGACGACCCGCTGCCGGGGTCTCGTGGCCGACGACGCCACCGGGGAGATCGTGGCGCTTCCGCTGCCGAAGTTCTTCAACGTCGGTGAGCACGAGGCCGGTCAGCCCTACGCGCCGAGCCTCCCCGACGAGCCGTTCGAGGTGTACGACAAGGTCGACGGCAGCCTGGCCGTCGTCTTCCACTACGCGGACCGGTGGCGGGTGGCGTCCAAGGGGTCGTTCATCAGCGCGCAGGCCACCTGGGCGCAGCGGCTGCTGGACGGGAAGGACACCTCGCGGCTGGTTCCCGGGGTGACCTACCTGGCCGAGATCCTGTACCCGCAGAATCGTATCGTCGTCGACTACGGCGACCGCCGTGATCTGGTGCTGCTGGCCGCGTTCGGCAAGGACGGCACGGAGGTCGGCCTGTCCGAGGCGGCGCTCCACTGGGCGGGCATCGGATCGGTCGTCACCGTGTGGCCCGCCATGCCGCTCGCCGAGCTGCTGGCGCTGGCCGAGGACAACCGGCTGCCCGGCGGCCGGGCCGCCACCGGCATCGAGGCCGAGGGGTTCGTCCTACGGTTCGCGTCGGGTGTGCGGGCCAAGGCCAAGCTCGCCGAGTACGTCCGGCTCCACAAGGTGCTGACCGGTGTGACCGAGCGGGACATCTGGCGCGGGCACGGCATCCAGCGGTTCGCGGGCCTGCCCGCCAAGCAGGTGGCGCAGGCGCTCGGCTGCTCGGCGGCGGACGTCGAGGCGTCCGGGGGCCGGCCGCTGGACGCGCTCCTCGAGCAGGTGCCGGACGAGTTCGACGCCTGGGTGCGCGCCGTCATCGCCGGTATCGACAAGCAGGTGGGCGACCGTGAGCGGGCGATCGACGCGGCGTTCCGGTCCCTGGCCCCGCTCACCGGCGACCGGGGGGCCTTCGCCCGCGCGGTGCGGGAGCTGCCCGACCCGGCGCTGCGCCCCGCCATGTTCCTGCGCCTGGACGGCCGTCCGACCGAGCTGGTGACCTACCGTGCCGCCCGGCCGGAGGCGTCCGATCCGTTCAAGACCGATGAGGAGAACTGA
- a CDS encoding phosphatase domain-containing protein: MPVVHVMTGLPASGKTTAARALQAESEGRMRRVNLDDLRAMLDIPLPEGGRGFAHEQTVLAIQDAAVRAAVDGGFDVVVDNTHMTPHIPKRLKAAVGGQATFVVHDFTDVPVEECVRRDALRERAVGEEIIRILADKHTTARKGGWRLTAEWLNDVPPPVEPYTADPALPSAVLCDIDGTLALRGDRGPFDFTRCEEDLLNVSVRGALRSFRGADGDVVVLLSGRGEEHRGRTEAWLRAHDVPYDELWMRAAGDGRRDDVVKAELFDRHVRHRFAVRVSLDDRDRVVAVWRRMGLPTWQVNYGNF; encoded by the coding sequence GTGCCCGTCGTACACGTCATGACGGGGCTTCCGGCCTCGGGGAAGACCACCGCCGCACGCGCCCTCCAGGCGGAGTCCGAGGGCCGGATGCGGCGCGTCAACCTCGACGATCTGCGGGCGATGCTGGACATTCCGCTGCCTGAAGGCGGCCGCGGGTTCGCGCACGAGCAGACCGTGCTGGCGATCCAGGACGCGGCGGTGCGGGCGGCCGTCGACGGCGGTTTCGACGTCGTCGTGGACAACACGCACATGACCCCGCACATACCGAAGCGGCTGAAGGCCGCCGTGGGCGGACAGGCCACCTTCGTCGTGCACGACTTCACCGACGTGCCGGTGGAGGAGTGCGTGCGGCGCGACGCGCTGCGGGAGCGGGCGGTCGGCGAGGAGATCATCCGGATCCTCGCCGACAAGCACACCACGGCCCGCAAGGGCGGCTGGCGGCTCACCGCGGAGTGGCTCAACGACGTTCCGCCGCCCGTCGAGCCGTACACCGCCGACCCGGCGCTGCCCTCGGCGGTCCTGTGCGACATCGACGGCACGCTCGCGCTGCGGGGCGACCGGGGGCCGTTCGACTTCACGCGCTGCGAGGAGGACCTGCTGAACGTGTCGGTGCGCGGGGCGCTGCGCTCCTTCCGGGGTGCCGACGGCGATGTCGTCGTGCTGCTGTCCGGGCGCGGCGAGGAGCACCGCGGGCGGACGGAGGCGTGGCTGCGCGCGCACGACGTGCCCTACGACGAGCTGTGGATGCGCGCCGCCGGTGACGGTCGCCGCGACGACGTGGTGAAGGCCGAGCTGTTCGACCGGCATGTGCGCCACCGCTTCGCGGTCCGGGTCTCCCTCGACGACCGCGACCGTGTCGTGGCGGTGTGGCGCCGGATGGGGCTGCCGACGTGGCAGGTCAATTACGGCAACTTCTGA
- a CDS encoding DEAD/DEAH box helicase — MDAKQPESARPRTAPRDDLPTPGTESPGLPPAASFDALGLPPRVLETMSGLGVTEPFPIQAATLPNALAGRDVLGRARTGSGKTLAFGLALLVRTAGQRAEAKRPLALVLVPTRELAQQVTDALTPYARTLNVRLGTVVGGLSINRQQALLRAGVEVLVATPGRLTDLVSRRDCHLNHVRITVLDEADQMCDLGFLPQVSEILEQVPADGQRLLFSATLDRNVDQLVRDHLHDPVAVSVDRVAGSVATMEHHVLNIHPADKYATATEIAARDGRVLMFLDTKAGVDQFTRHLRASGVRAGALHSGKSQPQRTHTLAQFKEGAVTVLVATNVAARGIHIDALDLVVNVDPPADAKDYLHRGGRTARAGESGRVVTLVTPNQRRDVNRMMSDAGIRPTITQVRSGEAQLTALTGAKRPPTGPKPTGNAPFRGLGTQPGRPAKQSRKATEARKAAEARAAARVRKGR; from the coding sequence ATGGACGCGAAGCAGCCGGAGTCCGCACGCCCCCGTACGGCGCCGCGGGACGACCTCCCGACGCCCGGGACGGAGTCCCCCGGTCTGCCGCCGGCCGCGTCCTTCGACGCGCTCGGGCTGCCGCCGCGGGTGCTGGAGACGATGAGCGGCCTCGGGGTGACGGAACCCTTCCCGATCCAGGCGGCGACCCTGCCGAACGCGCTGGCGGGACGAGACGTCCTCGGGCGGGCGCGGACCGGCTCCGGCAAGACGCTGGCCTTCGGTCTCGCGCTGCTCGTACGGACGGCGGGCCAGCGCGCGGAGGCGAAGCGGCCGCTCGCGCTGGTCCTGGTGCCGACGCGGGAACTCGCCCAGCAGGTGACCGACGCGCTCACGCCGTACGCGCGGACGCTGAACGTACGGCTCGGTACGGTCGTCGGCGGGCTGTCCATCAACCGGCAGCAGGCGCTGCTGCGCGCGGGCGTCGAGGTGCTGGTCGCGACGCCGGGGCGGCTCACCGACCTGGTCTCCCGCCGCGACTGCCATCTGAACCATGTCCGGATCACGGTGCTGGACGAGGCGGACCAGATGTGCGACCTGGGGTTCCTGCCGCAGGTGTCGGAGATCCTGGAGCAGGTCCCGGCCGACGGGCAGCGGCTGCTGTTCTCGGCGACGCTCGACCGCAACGTCGACCAGTTGGTGCGCGACCACCTGCACGACCCGGTCGCGGTGTCCGTCGACCGGGTGGCGGGCTCGGTCGCCACGATGGAGCACCACGTCCTCAACATCCACCCCGCCGACAAGTACGCGACCGCGACGGAGATCGCCGCGCGGGACGGCCGGGTGCTGATGTTCCTGGACACCAAGGCGGGCGTGGACCAGTTCACCCGTCATCTGCGGGCCAGCGGGGTCCGCGCCGGCGCCCTGCACAGCGGCAAGTCGCAGCCGCAGCGCACGCACACCCTCGCCCAGTTCAAGGAGGGCGCGGTCACCGTGCTGGTCGCCACGAACGTCGCCGCGCGGGGCATCCACATCGACGCGCTGGACCTCGTCGTCAACGTCGACCCGCCGGCCGACGCCAAGGACTACCTCCACCGCGGCGGACGCACGGCACGGGCCGGCGAGTCCGGGCGCGTGGTCACCCTGGTCACGCCCAACCAGCGGCGCGACGTGAACCGGATGATGTCCGACGCCGGGATCCGCCCCACGATCACCCAGGTCCGCTCCGGCGAGGCACAACTCACCGCGCTCACGGGCGCCAAGCGCCCCCCGACCGGCCCGAAGCCCACCGGCAACGCCCCCTTCCGCGGCCTCGGCACCCAACCGGGCCGCCCGGCCAAGCAGTCCCGCAAGGCGACAGAGGCCCGCAAGGCGGCGGAGGCCAGGGCGGCGGCCCGGGTACGGAAGGGCCGCTGA
- a CDS encoding SDR family oxidoreductase → MGVHLITGAGSGIGAAVAALFASRGQELWLLARNEARAEELRARFPESRTLVADLSAPASIRDRLAAQVLPERLDSLLHVAGVVESGRVGELSAESWQDTLAVNLVAPAELTGVLLPALRAGRGHVVFVNSGAGVHAPPRLSAYAASKFGLKALAESLRAEEYAHGVRVTTVYPGETDTPMQVRLHEQFGLPYQPEAHMSPASVAAAVVTALDLPRDATMSDLMLRPGC, encoded by the coding sequence ATGGGAGTTCACCTGATCACAGGCGCCGGCTCGGGTATCGGCGCGGCGGTGGCGGCGCTGTTCGCCTCGCGGGGGCAGGAGTTGTGGCTGCTGGCCCGGAACGAGGCGCGGGCGGAGGAGTTGCGTGCCCGGTTCCCGGAGAGCCGGACGCTCGTCGCCGATCTGTCCGCGCCGGCGTCGATACGCGACCGGCTGGCGGCGCAGGTGCTGCCTGAGCGGCTCGACTCGCTGCTGCATGTGGCCGGGGTCGTGGAGTCGGGCCGGGTGGGCGAGTTGAGCGCCGAGTCCTGGCAGGACACGCTCGCGGTGAACCTCGTCGCCCCTGCGGAGCTGACCGGAGTGCTGCTGCCCGCGTTGCGCGCGGGCCGGGGACACGTCGTGTTCGTCAACTCGGGTGCGGGCGTGCACGCGCCGCCCCGGCTGAGCGCGTACGCCGCGTCCAAGTTCGGTCTGAAGGCGCTGGCCGAGTCGCTGCGGGCGGAGGAGTACGCGCACGGCGTCAGGGTGACCACCGTGTATCCCGGGGAGACGGACACGCCCATGCAGGTCAGGCTGCACGAGCAGTTCGGTCTCCCCTATCAGCCGGAGGCCCATATGAGTCCGGCCTCGGTGGCGGCCGCCGTGGTCACGGCGCTGGATCTGCCGCGGGACGCGACGATGAGCGATCTGATGCTGCGCCCGGGCTGCTGA
- a CDS encoding ATP-binding cassette domain-containing protein produces the protein MAHRTTGPPRTDPRPAKPSLTAAHGTALRLIRAGLTANRAAALRLTWWTLLAAAPALVSGKALAVAVDQGFLLDRPRTAALGLGVFALSTLGGAWAGRQTYPWLAEIVEPLRDRLLRDVVTGTLHRATAPPDAFRTPSDGSAAVAVARLTRQVEAVRDALAGQLMLLWQFVLTVAAVVAGTAVLAPAAVPLVAGPLLVALALFAALAPATVRRQRAAFDAEEALAGRTVATVTALRDIVACGAQEHARRDALDAVHTHLRTARALASVSALRRLIVALGAHSPLLLVVLAAPDLRERGMTAGAIVGVLAYVLATLEPAVRLLVQGLGASWLRLAVAAERLAEAARRPEPPPDPHPALRPVDGSAALTGIVFAYGPGAEPVLDGLDLTLADGEHLVVVGPSGIGKSTLAAVLAGMLPPDSGRAALGGAPLDRIARHDLVRARVLVPQDPYVFAGTLGENLRYLAPDTPDHALTDALMELGLDGLAERIGGTDGAVDPATLSSGERALVALARAYLSDARLVVLDEVTRHLDAAAERRVEEAFRRRPGTVVTLAHRMSLAPRADRVLLLDGTHPSTGTHAALLAQVPLYAELVGHWGTGAADPGRTGAGRTAAGLSSPGAASDRSSSRPAADPAP, from the coding sequence ATGGCGCACCGCACCACCGGCCCACCCCGCACCGACCCGCGCCCGGCGAAGCCCTCCCTCACCGCGGCCCACGGCACCGCCCTGCGCCTGATCCGGGCCGGTCTCACCGCGAACCGCGCCGCCGCGCTCCGGCTGACCTGGTGGACCCTGCTCGCCGCGGCGCCCGCCCTGGTCTCCGGCAAGGCCCTCGCCGTCGCCGTCGACCAGGGCTTCCTGCTGGACCGGCCCCGCACCGCCGCCCTCGGACTCGGCGTGTTCGCCCTGAGCACCCTCGGCGGCGCCTGGGCCGGCCGGCAGACCTACCCCTGGCTCGCCGAGATCGTCGAACCGCTGCGCGACCGGCTGCTGCGCGACGTCGTCACCGGCACCCTGCACCGCGCGACGGCACCCCCGGACGCCTTCCGCACGCCATCGGACGGCTCCGCCGCGGTCGCCGTCGCCCGGCTCACCCGGCAGGTGGAGGCCGTCCGGGACGCGCTCGCCGGCCAGCTCATGCTGCTGTGGCAGTTCGTCCTGACGGTCGCCGCCGTCGTCGCGGGCACGGCCGTCCTGGCCCCCGCCGCCGTCCCGCTGGTCGCCGGCCCGCTGCTCGTCGCCCTGGCCCTCTTCGCCGCCCTCGCGCCCGCCACCGTCCGCAGACAGCGCGCGGCCTTCGACGCCGAGGAGGCGCTGGCGGGCCGTACCGTCGCGACCGTCACCGCCCTGCGCGACATCGTCGCCTGCGGGGCCCAGGAGCACGCCCGACGCGACGCCCTCGACGCCGTCCACACCCATCTGCGCACCGCACGCGCCCTGGCCTCCGTCTCGGCGCTACGGCGGCTCATCGTGGCCCTCGGCGCGCACAGCCCCCTCCTCCTCGTCGTCCTCGCCGCGCCGGACCTGCGCGAGCGGGGCATGACCGCCGGCGCGATCGTGGGCGTGCTCGCCTACGTCCTGGCCACCCTCGAACCCGCCGTCCGGCTGCTGGTGCAGGGGCTCGGCGCCTCCTGGCTGCGGCTCGCCGTGGCCGCCGAACGGCTCGCCGAGGCCGCCCGCCGTCCGGAACCGCCCCCCGACCCCCACCCCGCGCTGCGACCGGTGGACGGTTCGGCGGCGCTGACGGGGATCGTCTTCGCCTACGGCCCCGGGGCCGAACCCGTCCTCGACGGACTCGACCTGACCCTCGCCGACGGCGAACACCTGGTCGTCGTCGGCCCCTCCGGCATCGGCAAGTCGACATTGGCCGCCGTCCTCGCGGGCATGCTGCCGCCCGACAGCGGACGGGCCGCCCTCGGGGGAGCGCCCCTGGACCGCATCGCCCGGCACGACCTGGTCCGGGCCCGGGTCCTGGTGCCGCAGGACCCCTACGTGTTCGCCGGCACCCTGGGCGAGAACCTCCGCTACCTCGCCCCCGACACCCCCGACCACGCCCTCACCGACGCCCTCATGGAACTCGGGCTCGACGGGCTGGCCGAGCGGATCGGGGGAACCGACGGCGCTGTCGACCCGGCCACGCTCTCCTCCGGCGAACGCGCCCTCGTCGCGCTCGCCCGCGCCTATCTCTCGGACGCCCGGCTGGTCGTCCTCGACGAGGTCACCCGGCATCTCGACGCGGCGGCCGAACGACGTGTCGAGGAGGCGTTCCGACGGCGGCCCGGCACCGTCGTCACCCTCGCGCACCGCATGTCCCTGGCCCCGCGCGCGGACCGGGTCCTCCTGCTCGACGGCACCCACCCGAGCACCGGCACCCATGCCGCGCTCCTGGCCCAAGTCCCGCTCTACGCCGAGCTGGTGGGCCACTGGGGGACGGGCGCGGCCGACCCCGGACGCACCGGAGCCGGCCGCACCGCCGCGGGGCTCAGCAGCCCGGGCGCAGCATCAGATCGCTCATCGTCGCGTCCCGCGGCAGATCCAGCGCCGTGA
- a CDS encoding ATP-binding cassette domain-containing protein has product MAASSAAALLLPAVLATAVDRDLSGTTGQGLLPLATVLGALTAAETLAQYAGPRATAEATARLRAALVRHIMAVGPHPARRTATGDLAARLTASAGEAGLSTQAAVYAVAQLAMAAGSVLALALLAPELAAAFLVTAPAGWLLLRRHLRRTVTRGEGYQRAQAAVAARLLDALAGHRTIAAAGTVDREIERVLRPVPELGRHGRALWDSQRRVAWSTGLLAPATQITVIAVAGHELSTGTLGAGGLVAALGYATLGLGGFGAAQSLLDLARARAGHQRVREVLAVPPQPPGLRALPPGPGRVELRGITVHTPGGTVLDGLDLVLPARRCVALVGRSGSGTSLLAAVAGGLMAPDRGTVLLDGTPLDEISPAALRAAVSYAFCDPELTGPTVLDALRAAADPLPETRVRAAARAAQADGFIRRLPDGYRTPLAEAPLSGGQRQRLGLARALARDSRLLVLDDATSSLDSATEAAVLRALDDSYGDRTRLVVTRRTATAARADLVAWLHEGHVEAVAPHHELWEVPAYRALFRGTDD; this is encoded by the coding sequence GTGGCCGCGAGTTCCGCCGCCGCGCTGCTCCTGCCCGCCGTCCTCGCCACCGCCGTCGACCGCGACCTGTCCGGCACCACCGGACAGGGCCTCCTGCCGCTCGCCACCGTCCTCGGCGCGCTCACCGCCGCCGAGACCCTCGCCCAGTACGCCGGCCCGCGCGCCACCGCCGAGGCCACCGCGCGCCTGCGCGCCGCCCTGGTACGGCACATCATGGCCGTCGGCCCCCACCCCGCCCGGCGGACGGCGACCGGCGACCTCGCGGCCCGCCTCACGGCGAGCGCGGGCGAGGCCGGACTCAGCACGCAGGCCGCCGTGTACGCCGTCGCCCAACTCGCCATGGCCGCGGGCTCCGTGCTCGCCCTGGCACTGCTCGCCCCGGAACTCGCCGCCGCCTTCCTCGTCACCGCACCGGCCGGCTGGCTGCTGCTCCGACGGCATCTGCGGCGCACCGTGACCCGGGGCGAGGGCTACCAGCGCGCACAGGCAGCCGTCGCCGCCCGCCTCCTGGACGCGCTGGCCGGACACCGCACCATCGCCGCCGCCGGCACCGTCGACCGCGAGATCGAGCGGGTCCTGCGGCCGGTGCCCGAACTCGGCCGCCACGGACGCGCCCTGTGGGACAGCCAGCGCCGCGTCGCCTGGTCCACGGGACTCCTCGCCCCCGCCACGCAGATCACCGTGATCGCCGTCGCCGGACACGAACTCTCCACCGGCACGCTCGGCGCCGGCGGGCTCGTCGCCGCGCTCGGTTACGCCACGCTCGGCCTCGGCGGCTTCGGCGCCGCGCAGAGCCTGCTGGACCTCGCCCGCGCCCGCGCCGGGCACCAGCGGGTACGGGAGGTGCTCGCCGTGCCCCCGCAGCCGCCCGGCCTGCGCGCCCTGCCCCCGGGACCCGGGCGGGTCGAGCTGCGCGGCATCACCGTCCACACCCCCGGCGGCACCGTCCTCGACGGGCTGGACCTCGTGCTGCCCGCACGGCGCTGCGTCGCCCTCGTCGGCCGCTCCGGTTCCGGCACCTCCCTGCTCGCGGCGGTGGCGGGCGGCCTGATGGCCCCCGACCGCGGCACCGTGCTGCTCGACGGCACCCCCCTGGACGAGATCAGCCCCGCCGCCCTGCGCGCCGCCGTCTCCTACGCCTTCTGCGACCCGGAGCTGACCGGCCCCACGGTCCTCGACGCCCTGCGCGCCGCCGCCGACCCGCTCCCCGAGACGCGGGTCCGTGCGGCCGCCCGCGCCGCACAGGCCGACGGGTTCATCCGCCGCCTCCCGGACGGCTACCGCACCCCGCTCGCCGAGGCGCCGCTCTCCGGCGGACAGCGCCAACGCCTCGGCCTCGCCCGCGCCCTGGCCCGCGACAGCCGCCTCCTCGTCCTCGACGACGCCACCTCCAGCCTGGACTCCGCCACCGAGGCCGCGGTCCTGCGCGCCCTGGACGACTCCTACGGCGACCGCACCCGCCTGGTGGTGACCCGCCGCACCGCCACGGCCGCCCGCGCGGACCTCGTGGCCTGGCTGCACGAGGGACACGTCGAAGCCGTCGCCCCGCACCACGAACTGTGGGAGGTGCCCGCCTACCGCGCTCTGTTCCGCGGCACGGACGACTGA